The following DNA comes from Oncorhynchus masou masou isolate Uvic2021 chromosome 21, UVic_Omas_1.1, whole genome shotgun sequence.
TAGCGTCCCGACAACGGCACGGTCGCAAGAGGCGACAAACACGAACGTCACCATGAACgtcacctccctgttctccttcaccAGTCCGGCCGTCAAGCGCCTCCTCGGCTGGAAACAAGGAGACGAAGAGGAAAAATGGGCGGAGAAAGCCGTGGACGCGCTGGTGAAGAaactgaagaagaagaagggagCAATGGAGGAGTTGGAGAGGGCTCTGAGCTGCCCGGGTCAGCCCAGTAACTGTGTcaccatccctcgctccctggaTGGAAGACTCCAGGTGTCCCACAGGAAGGGCTTACCCCATGTTATCTACTGTAGGGTGTGGAGGTGGCCTGACCTGCAGTCTCATCATGAGCTCAAGGCTCTGGAGTGCTGTGAGTACCCGTTTGGCTCCAAGCAGAAGGATGTCTGCATCAACCCGTACCACTACAAGAGAGTGGATAGTCCAGGTgagtgggaggggggagggggggggggttatagcaTTAGAGTGTTTATGTTGTAGTGGAAAGTCAATGTAAAATTATCATCAAGGATGATATGCTTTTTAATTAAgttttgtgtatatatatcaaAAGTTTCTCCACTAGATCTTTCCAGCCCAATTCCCCATTTACTTCATGTTTGATTTATGACCCCTTTCGAAATGTGTTTTGTTAGTTCCTACATTTCCTATGATCCTTCACATCACTCTTGAACATGAAACATTAATGGTGAACCATACACATAACCCCATAACATACCCACCCCAGCAGCCTGTTCCTCCCCTATCATCAGCCGTATGCTATCTCATCTCTGCTCGTGGCTTTCCCCTTCCCATGGTTTCTGCAGAtgttctctcctttcccccccttTCATATCCTCCCCATGTCAGCCAGGTGTTCTAATCTGTCTGAACTGAGAGTCAGGAGAAACAAAACACCACCACACACTATAGATATGCCTCAGAAAACTCAGCTGTGTGTGCCTATACGCatgcacgtgtgtgtatgtgtgggtgtatgtgaaACCGTAAGATATTTGTTTCCCTAATGGACAGGGGACATCAAATGTCCTCTTTTGTCTGTCTGCTAAGCAAAAGATGAGGCCCAGCTGACTAGACAGAAACAGCTGTCCACAGGGTGCTACAGGAAGGGGGgcgagtgtgtgtcagtgtgagtgtgtgtagcaGGAAATTCCAGCCGGGGGAGAATGAGGGCTTTGTTTTTGGCATGCTCTGTGCGGCCGGTCGGGccggggaacacacacacacacacacacacgtgttgttTCTCTGAGGAAGAAGGGGACAGGAAGCCACACACAATGGGAGGGAGGAGCGGATGCCCGCCTCACACACTTGTTTTAACAACTGGGCTGTAGCACCTGTCCGTCCACACCTCCcccatcactcacacacacacacacacacatacacacacacacacacacacacagacacacacacagacagacagagctagtCCCAAAGCAGTAACACCAGGATAGAACAGATAACATGAAACGCCCTGACACTAGTTTTATATAGAACAATAGCCAGGGTTCGGACTCGGCCTTGGGATTTGGTTATGCAATAGTATTCAATAGGGAAAAAAATTACGTTCAAACTAAATTTGTCAACAGAATATGCTGTAATTAGAATTTAAaacacaacttttgaccagtaaTCTTTCTCATTGTAGCATTTTATTGGGATAgcggatacctagtcagttgcacaactgaatgatTTCAACCGATATGTGTCTTTTGCATTTAACCCAATCAGAGAGGTGTGGCGGGCTGCCTTAATGGACATAATTGGCACCTGGGGAGCAGTTGTTTTGGGGTTTAACTAACTGCCTTACTCAACTAACTGCCTTACTCAACTAACTGCCTTACTCaagggcagaacagcagattttttcACCTTGCCAGCTTGGAGCTTTGAACCAGCGACTTTTCAgattactagcccaacgctcttaaccactagcctATCTGCCTACATTGACAAAACTCTTAGTTTCAGTATTATTTAATGATATATTTATTACCTATTTGTGGATATTCGTGGAACAGATCTCTAGTGGTTTATATCAGATCAGATCATACCTCTGAATGGACCTCACATCACCATCCAGCCACAATCATGTTTTTCTCCATGTGATAGATTCTTCATAAATGGACTCACTCACCTCAGAGATGTTTTCTCTGAACAGGATGTCTGGTACAGAGGCCAAATACTGCTGGCTAAACCAACACGCTGCAAGCTGCAATTCCAAAAATGCAGGGGCATCTGCAAATGTGCACAGCGaatagagagatagggaggagggaaagagagaaagagagaggcattTTATGATGCTATAATTAAAGAACTCTGTCCTtcctggctctgtgtgtgtgtgtgtgtgtgcgcgctaaCTGGACTGGGGCTTAGGGACACAAAGAGAGGGTTAACCCCCTACCCTCGCTACCCACAATACCCTTGCTAGCAGGGTCAGCCTTTGCATCATAGCAGGTATTCAACTAAAAAGGCTCTGAACATTTCAATGGGGAATAATAATAGGTCTGCTGAGTTGTAAAGGCTAGAATATTTAATGATTGGAATATTGATTATAGAGCAGAGTGTATATGGATGTGCCTTTCATTTGAAACGTGAACTGGCCTCACCTATTATGAATGTGTTATATAGTGTCTATCTATGCAATGGTGCAACAGACCCTGTAGCCATTTTGTGCAGAATCGGGCCATAACTTACCATTCaaagcagtatagagatacagtaacTGCTCCTGTAACTAACcttgggtcgtgttcattagagTACACAACAGAAAACATTTAACAGCagaaaacaaaatgtatttctTATTGGGCAAGTCCAGGTTGTCCCTCCATGTTTCTGTCTGTTTTCTTCGGTTTCATGCCAACTGAACATGACCCTGatgtcctctctccttcccctctgtctcagtgCTGCCCCCGGTTTTGGTCCCGCGGAATAGCGAGTTCAATGCCAAACACAGCATGCTACCACGCTTCCGCAACCCTTTGCATCAGAACGAGCCCCACATGCCCCAGAACGCCACCTTCCCAGAGTCCTTCTCCCAGGCGAACACCCAGATGAACTTcccccagacacagacacactccccTGGGGGGAACAGCTACCCCGGCTCCCCCGGTAGTGGCAGCAGTGCAACCTTCCCCCACTCCCCCACCAGCTCTGACCCAGGCAGCCCATTTCAGATGCCAGGTGAGCCGCCAGGTCAGATGCCAGGTACAATTCACTAATAACTTTTATAACGGTTAGTGTGGTAACAATGTATTGAATTATGCCATCACCCTGTTGGGTAtctacactgtgtacaaaacattatgaacaccttcctaatattgagttgcagaccctttccctcagaacagcctcaattggtcggggcatggactctacaaggtgtcaaaagcattccacagggatgctggcccatgttgactccaatgcttcccacagttgtgccaagttggctgaatgtcctttgggtggtgggtcattcttgatacacacgggaaactgttgagcttgaaaacccagcagcgtagcagttcttgacacactcaaaccggtttgacctggcacctactactataccccgttcaaaggcacttcaatcttttgtcttgtccattcaccctcggaatggcacacacacataatccatgtctcaattgtctccaggCTTAAACATCCCTTATTGACCTGTCTCCTCctattcatctacactgattgaagtggatttaacaagtgacatcaataagggatcatagctttcacctggattcacctggtcagtctgtgtcatggaaagagcaggtgttcataatattttggacactcagtgtatatatatatatatgtgtgcttGGCAAATGGCTGAACCAAAATAAACAATGGAATAGGCTAAGCAGCAATAGACTTACTGTTGATGACAGTAAGTAAAGGACTTATGACAGGAATATTCAGGTAGCTGTACTGTGTAggtcagcgtttcccaaactcggtcctcgggactcCAATGAGTACACGTTTTAGTTTTTGCCCTAAccctacacagctgattcaaatgatcaaagccgGTTggctatttgaatcagctgtgtagtgttagggcaaaaccCAAAACGTACACCCCTTGGGGTCCTGAGAAACTCTGGTATAGGTAAAGGTGTTTTTGTCAGCATGTTGGACTAAACCAAAGGCTCTAAAACAGATCAAGCTGGTAAGTCAATGTTCAGTATACAGTGACAGTTGGAAGACTTCTTTCTCTCTGGTTTAAACcccttctcacccctctccctgccctcctcCAGAGACCCCCCCTCCAGCCTACTTGCCCCCAGAGGAGCGGATGACTCAGGACTGCCCTCAGCCCATGGACACCAACCTGATGGTCCCCGCGTTGCCCCTGGAGATCAGCAACAGGCCAGGTAATGAGCTGTGACATCACCCTCTTAGAGCTGTCAGCGCCCCACCAGCTTGTACTACAGGTGCAAGGGGTTTTCTGGGTACAAGTACGCAACCATGACACACTGCTTTTTATTTGTCGTGGTGAATCAAACTCAGTTTTAATAGGCTATGTAGTTGAAAATAACACTTGAAAAGTAGTCGTGGTTGTTGGGGTTTGTGGTAGTGTTCATTAAAGTTCTCATGCATGCTGTAAAGCTAGTAAGAAAAACGGATCTAGGTGCTTTATCCCTCTGTTAAAATAAGGGGTGATTCATGTGATGACCTTCAAAATTGCACATCATGAGTTGGAAAAGATTAGTATAAAAAACAATTTCCTTCATATATTCAATTAAAAGAGAATTAAAGGGGAATTTTATATGATCATTAATGCAGGGTAAATAGAAAATAACATGAATGCGTATCCATGTTCAGAAAAGCAGAGTATCTCGCACCATTTTGAGGCATTAGGTTTTAGATTTTAGTATGATGAACACAAAAGCGTCAGTCTATACATGCAAACCAGAGGAAAGATCAGAGAGTCTGCCAATTAAGtatggtctcagagcattttttACAAGGCCTTTAAAAGCTTCTGGCTGACATCATCTCTGCCGGTGGTAATTAACTGAAAGCTTGTTAAGAATTGGCCTCACTAATTACATCCAACTTTTATATCTGAAACACTTGTTTCAAAAAAAAACCAAAAAACTGGTTGAGAACCCTTGTTTGCTACTACCTACCTCAACTGTGGTTCAGTCAATCGTTAGTTGCCGTGGAGATCTGGCATTCCTACACATCACACATCTGAACAGCCAGTCCATACGCAAAAGTCATGTATGCCACCAGTCATGCAGGCTGTTTACATGGCAAAAGATAATGTGTCAAAGGGGTTTGATTTTTGAAGTTGAAGCAATTTTGGAGAGTCTATAGTACACAGTCTGTGGATCCTTTCAGCAGCCAAGGTATTGGGCAGAGTTGTACAAACTGTTTACGCTC
Coding sequences within:
- the LOC135507568 gene encoding mothers against decapentaplegic homolog 1 isoform X2 gives rise to the protein MNVTSLFSFTSPAVKRLLGWKQGDEEEKWAEKAVDALVKKLKKKKGAMEELERALSCPGQPSNCVTIPRSLDGRLQVSHRKGLPHVIYCRVWRWPDLQSHHELKALECCEYPFGSKQKDVCINPYHYKRVDSPVLPPVLVPRNSEFNAKHSMLPRFRNPLHQNEPHMPQNATFPESFSQANTQMNFPQTQTHSPGGNSYPGSPGSGSSATFPHSPTSSDPGSPFQMPETPPPAYLPPEERMTQDCPQPMDTNLMVPALPLEISNRPDVQPVAYEEPKHWCSIVYYELNNRVGEAFQANSTSVLVDGFTDPSNNRNRFCLGLLSNVNRNSTIENTRRHIGKGVHLYYVGGEVYAECLSDSSIFVQSRNCNYHHGFHPTTVCKIPSGCSLKIFNNQEFAELLAQSVNHGFEAVYELTKMCTIRMSFVKGWGAEYHRQDVTSTPCWIEIHLHGPLQWLDKVLTQMGSPHNPISSVS
- the LOC135507568 gene encoding mothers against decapentaplegic homolog 1 isoform X1 — protein: MNVTSLFSFTSPAVKRLLGWKQGDEEEKWAEKAVDALVKKLKKKKGAMEELERALSCPGQPSNCVTIPRSLDGRLQVSHRKGLPHVIYCRVWRWPDLQSHHELKALECCEYPFGSKQKDVCINPYHYKRVDSPVLPPVLVPRNSEFNAKHSMLPRFRNPLHQNEPHMPQNATFPESFSQANTQMNFPQTQTHSPGGNSYPGSPGSGSSATFPHSPTSSDPGSPFQMPGEPPGQMPETPPPAYLPPEERMTQDCPQPMDTNLMVPALPLEISNRPDVQPVAYEEPKHWCSIVYYELNNRVGEAFQANSTSVLVDGFTDPSNNRNRFCLGLLSNVNRNSTIENTRRHIGKGVHLYYVGGEVYAECLSDSSIFVQSRNCNYHHGFHPTTVCKIPSGCSLKIFNNQEFAELLAQSVNHGFEAVYELTKMCTIRMSFVKGWGAEYHRQDVTSTPCWIEIHLHGPLQWLDKVLTQMGSPHNPISSVS